From a single Cryptococcus neoformans var. neoformans B-3501A chromosome 3, whole genome shotgun sequence genomic region:
- a CDS encoding hypothetical protein (Match to ESTs gb|CF194299.1|CF194299, gb|CF193892.1|CF193892, gb|CF186595.1|CF186595; HMMPfam hit to Pkinase, Protein kinase domain, score: 290.3, E(): 3e-84): MADFVKLSIFGTVFEVTTRYVDLQPVGMGAFGLVCSAKDQLSGTSVAIKKIMKPFSTPVLSKRTYRELKLLKHLRHENIISLSDIFISPLEDIYFVTELLGTDLHRLLTSRPLEKQFIQYFLYQILRGLKYVHSAGVVHRDLKPSNILVNENCDLKICDFGLARIQDPQMTGYVSTRYYRAPEIMLTWQKYDVAVDIWSTGCIFAEMLEGKPLFPGKDHVNQFSIITELLGTPPDDVIQTIASENTLRFVQSLPKREKVPFSTKFPNADPVSLDLLEKMLVFDPRTRISAAEGLAHEYLAPYHDPTDEPVAAEVFDWSFNDADLPVDTWKVMMYSEILDFHNLGDISQNEAEGPVTGEVPAAPAS, from the exons ATGGCCGATTTTGTCAAGCTCTCCATCTTTGGAACC GTTTTTGAGGTTACCACGCGTTATGTCGACCTCCAACCTGTCGGTATGGGCGCTTTCGGTCTCGTCTG TTCCGCCAAGGATCAGCTCTCTGGAACTTCTGTGGCTATCAAGAAGATTATGAAGCCGTTTTCAACCCCGGTTCTTTCCAAGAGGACTTACCGAGAGCTCAAGCTTCTCAAACACTTGAGACATGAGAACATTATCTCTCTTAGTGAcattttcatctctccccTCGAAGATAT TTACTTTGTCACCGAGCTGCTCGGTACCGACCTTCATCGACTCCTTACCTCTCGCCCTCTTGAGAAGCAATTCATCCAATACTTCCTTTACCAAATCCTCCGTGGCCTCAAGTATGTCCACTCTGCCGGTGTAGTCCATCGAGACTTGAAGCCTTCAAACATTCTCGTCAACGAGAACTGTGACTTAAAAATTTGCGATTTTGGCCTTGCGAGGATCCAAGACCCTCAGATGACTGGTTATGTTTCTACGAGGTACTATCGAGCACCCGAGATCATGTTGACATGGCAAAAGTATGATGTCGCGG TCGACATTTGGAGTACCGGCTGTATCTTTGCGGAGATGCTGGAGGGCAAGCCATTATTCCCCGGAAAGGACCACGTGAACCAATTCTCAATCATCACCGAATTGCTCGGTACCCCGCCGGACGATGTCATTCAAACTATCGCCTCTGAAAACACTCTCCGCTTCGTCCAGAGTCTGCCCAAGCGCGAAAAGGTCCCATTTTCCACCAAGTTCCCCAATGCCGACCCTGTTTCTCTTGATTTGTTAGAGAAGATGCTCGTGTTTGACCCTCGTACCCGTATATCCGCCGCGGAAGGTCTTGCGCACGAGTACCTTGCACCTTACCATGATCCTACCGATGAGCCTGTTGCCGCAGAGGTGTTTGATTGGAGTTTTAACGATGCCGATTTGCCGGTGGATACTTggaaggtgatgatgtACAGCGAAATTCTTG ACTTCCACAACCTCGGGGACATTTCCCAGAACGAAGCAGAGGGACCCGTTACAGGCGAAGTCCCCGCTGCTCCTGCCAGCTAA
- a CDS encoding hypothetical protein (HMMPfam hit to OPA3, Optic atrophy 3 protein (OPA3), score: 101.2, E(): 2.5e-27), which translates to MASVKIFSLAVKTLAKPIANTIKAQATHADLVVFNDRHETFRNICIGLAQRMHRTEARMRMGLLNQEAGNIKPLNDTRAIQNGATTLAETFLFFVGASLIVGESVRSARKDTRRRDQVQDRLETLEEEVKRLSEQLEKDNQNGVKGIDEIRERSERMEQVLSTIVNNGLKAGWTALGHKEGEGPVREGQVLKILAESGGQLPEVSAE; encoded by the exons ATGGCTTCTGTCAAGATTTTCAGTTTGGCTGTCAAG ACACTGGCAAAACCTATAGCCAACACTATTAAAGCTCAAGCTACGCA TGCTGACTTGGTTGTTTTCAACGATAGACATGAAACTTTCCGTAACATATGCATTGGCCTTGCACAGAGGATGCATAGGACAGAAGcgaggatgagaatgggGTTACTGAACCAGGAAGCGGGTAATATCAAGCCTTTGAACGATACCAG AGCGATTCAGAACGGCGCTACAACATTAGCAGAaacttttctcttcttcgtcggtGCAAGTCTGATAGTAGGCGAATCTGTTCGGTCGGCGCGGAAAGATACAAGACGGCGAGATCAGGTGCAAGACCGGTTAGAAACGCTagaagaggaggtgaaGCGTCTAAGTGAACagctggagaaggacaATCAGAATGGGGTGAAAGGGATAGATGAGATTCGGGAACG GAGTGAGAGAATGGAGCAAGTGTTGAGCACGATTGTCAACAATGGATTAAAAGCGGGGTGGACAGCGTTAGGGCAtaaagagggagaaggtcCAGTGCGAGAAGGACAGGTGTTGAAGATCTTGGCAGAGTCTGGGGGTCAACTGCCAGAAGTAAGCGCAGAGTAA